One window of the Pseudomonas sihuiensis genome contains the following:
- the kdsA gene encoding 3-deoxy-8-phosphooctulonate synthase yields MAQKIIKVRGIEIANDKPFVLFGGINVLESRDLAMQACEEYVRVTEKLGIPYVFKASFDKANRSSITSFRGPGLEEGMKIFEEVKKTFGVPVITDVHEPHQAAAVAEVCDIIQLPAFLSRQTDLVVAMAKTGAVINIKKAQFLAPQEMKHILTKCEEAGNDQLILCERGSSFGYNNLVVDMLGFGIMKQFEYPVFFDVTHALQMPGGRADSAGGRRAQVTDLAKAGMSQGLAGLFLEAHPDPENAKCDGPCALRLNKLEPFLTQLKQLDDLIKSFPPIETA; encoded by the coding sequence ATGGCACAGAAGATCATCAAGGTTCGCGGCATCGAGATCGCCAACGACAAGCCGTTCGTGCTGTTCGGTGGCATCAACGTGCTCGAGTCGCGCGACCTGGCCATGCAGGCTTGCGAGGAATACGTGCGGGTGACCGAGAAGCTCGGCATCCCCTACGTGTTCAAGGCCAGCTTCGACAAGGCCAATCGCTCTTCCATCACCTCCTTCCGCGGCCCGGGCCTGGAAGAGGGCATGAAGATCTTCGAGGAAGTGAAGAAGACCTTCGGCGTGCCGGTGATCACCGACGTTCACGAACCGCACCAGGCGGCTGCAGTGGCCGAGGTGTGCGACATCATCCAGTTGCCGGCCTTCCTCTCGCGGCAGACCGATCTGGTGGTGGCCATGGCCAAAACCGGCGCGGTGATCAACATCAAGAAGGCGCAGTTCCTCGCTCCGCAGGAAATGAAGCACATCCTCACCAAGTGTGAAGAGGCTGGTAATGATCAGTTGATCCTTTGCGAGCGCGGCAGCTCCTTCGGTTACAACAACCTGGTGGTGGACATGCTCGGCTTCGGCATCATGAAGCAGTTCGAGTACCCGGTGTTTTTCGACGTGACCCACGCCCTGCAGATGCCGGGTGGCCGCGCCGACTCTGCTGGCGGTCGCCGCGCCCAGGTTACCGATCTGGCCAAGGCCGGCATGAGCCAGGGCCTGGCAGGCCTGTTCCTCGAAGCCCATCCGGATCCGGAAAACGCCAAGTGCGACGGTCCATGCGCCCTGCGCCTGAACAAGCTGGAGCCGTTCCTCACTCAGCTCAAGCAGCTGGATGACCTGATCAAGAGTTTTCCGCCGATCGAGACTGCCTGA
- a CDS encoding CTP synthase, which produces MTRYIFVTGGVVSSLGKGIASASLAAILEARGLKVTMLKLDPYINVDPGTMSPFQHGEVFVTHDGAETDLDLGHYERFIRTTMTKSNNFTTGRVYEDVLRKERRGDYLGATIQVIPHITDEIKRRIIKGAGDADVALVEIGGTVGDIESQPFLEAIRQLRVEVGAKRAMLMHLTLVPYIATAGETKTKPTQHSVKELRSIGLQPDVLVCRSDHPIDVSSRRKIALFTNVEERAVISLEDVDTIYKIPGVLHAQGLDDFVVERFGLECGGADLSEWDRVVDAKLNPEKEVTIAMVGKYMELLDAYKSLIEAMSHAGIQNRTKVNLRYIDSEDIENQGTALLEGVDAILVPGGFGLRGVEGKIKTVQYARENKIPYLGICLGMQVAVIEYARNVVGWTDANSSEFDMASAHPVVGLITEWQDAAGSVEQRSESSDLGGTMRLGAQDCQLQAGSLVHDCYGKDVIVERHRHRYEVNNNLLPKLTEAGLKVTGRSGDGALVEVVEAPDHPWFVACQFHPEFTSTPRDGHPLFSGFVNAALAQKAKKA; this is translated from the coding sequence GTTGTTTCTTCATTGGGGAAAGGCATCGCCTCGGCTTCACTGGCGGCCATCCTGGAGGCGCGGGGCCTGAAGGTCACCATGCTCAAGCTGGACCCTTACATCAACGTCGATCCGGGCACCATGAGCCCGTTCCAGCACGGTGAGGTGTTCGTCACCCACGACGGCGCCGAGACCGACCTCGACCTGGGCCACTACGAGCGCTTCATCCGTACCACGATGACCAAGAGCAACAACTTCACCACCGGTCGGGTGTACGAAGATGTGCTGCGCAAGGAGCGCCGTGGTGATTACCTGGGCGCGACCATCCAGGTGATTCCGCACATCACCGACGAGATCAAGCGTCGCATCATCAAGGGCGCCGGCGATGCCGACGTGGCCCTGGTGGAAATTGGTGGCACCGTCGGCGATATCGAGTCGCAGCCGTTCCTCGAAGCCATTCGCCAACTGCGTGTGGAAGTGGGTGCCAAGCGCGCCATGCTGATGCACCTGACTCTGGTGCCGTATATCGCCACCGCTGGCGAGACCAAGACCAAGCCGACCCAGCATTCGGTCAAGGAGCTGCGCTCCATCGGCCTGCAGCCGGACGTGCTGGTGTGCCGTTCCGACCATCCGATCGATGTGTCCTCGCGGCGCAAGATCGCCCTGTTCACCAACGTCGAAGAGCGTGCGGTGATCAGCCTGGAAGACGTCGACACCATCTACAAAATTCCGGGTGTGCTGCATGCCCAGGGTCTGGACGACTTCGTCGTCGAGCGTTTCGGCCTGGAGTGTGGCGGCGCCGATCTTTCCGAGTGGGATCGCGTGGTCGATGCCAAGCTCAACCCGGAAAAAGAAGTCACCATCGCCATGGTCGGCAAGTACATGGAGCTGCTCGATGCGTACAAGTCGCTGATCGAAGCGATGAGCCATGCCGGCATCCAGAACCGTACCAAGGTCAACCTGCGTTATATCGACTCCGAAGACATCGAGAACCAGGGCACCGCGCTGCTCGAAGGTGTCGATGCCATCCTGGTGCCGGGCGGCTTCGGTCTGCGTGGCGTGGAAGGCAAGATCAAGACCGTGCAGTACGCCCGCGAGAACAAGATCCCTTACCTGGGTATCTGTCTCGGCATGCAGGTGGCAGTGATCGAGTACGCCCGCAATGTGGTGGGCTGGACCGACGCCAACTCTTCCGAATTCGACATGGCCAGCGCTCACCCGGTAGTGGGTCTGATTACCGAGTGGCAGGATGCCGCAGGCAGCGTCGAGCAGCGTAGCGAGAGCTCCGATCTGGGCGGCACCATGCGCCTGGGGGCGCAGGATTGCCAGCTGCAGGCCGGTTCGCTGGTGCATGACTGCTACGGCAAGGACGTGATCGTCGAGCGTCACCGTCACCGTTACGAGGTGAACAACAACCTGCTGCCGAAACTGACCGAGGCAGGCCTGAAGGTCACCGGTCGTTCCGGCGACGGCGCGCTGGTGGAAGTGGTCGAGGCGCCGGATCATCCGTGGTTCGTCGCTTGCCAGTTCCACCCGGAATTCACTTCAACGCCGCGTGACGGTCACCCGCTGTTCAGCGGTTTCGTCAACGCTGCGCTGGCGCAGAAAGCGAAGAAGGCTTAA